In Molothrus ater isolate BHLD 08-10-18 breed brown headed cowbird chromosome 20, BPBGC_Mater_1.1, whole genome shotgun sequence, the following are encoded in one genomic region:
- the LAMC3 gene encoding laminin subunit gamma-3 isoform X3, with translation MGPPSASGVLEAGLCWGRRRLLDGLVSSQPWSPHPSSAWTKVLELWVKSLQVQRSSAASTRWTSEREEVPGRGTRPIPSHPTPSHPIASRPLPSRGGSESGQDLHGMARPPGLCLLALLGLGLGGSSPCWDPRGQPRRCMPVFENAAFGRAVRASNTCGSPPEDYCLHMGAQHASALCHRCDASDPRRHHNASLLTDFHSQEESTWWQSQSMAFGIQHPNSVNITLHLGKAYEITYVRLKFHTSRPESFAIYKRSRAEGPWVPFQFYSASCQKTYGKQPRQYLRPGEDEQVAFCSDEFSDISPLSGGNVAFSTLEGRPSAYNFDGSPALQEWVTVTDLLISLNRLNTFGDDIFKDPKVLQSYYYAISDFSVGGRCKCNGHASECLPDEAGQLVCVCQHHTAGTDCERCQPFYQDRPWARGTAEAANECLPCNCSGRSEECFYDRELFRRSGHGGHCRNCRDNTAGPHCESCRQNYYRWEPQGACQPCHCHPAGSLQPQCDSSGTCVCKANVTGWKCERCKDGYHSLSEGGCRPCSCDPAGSVGTCDPNTGHCTCKERVEGHLCNRCQPGWFNLQPHNPIGCTSCFCYGHSSACRAADGYEETHIRSDFSQGLEGWAATAPGPTELPLRWAGQEIITEWDGEEPVDFLAPEKFLQNQHLSYGQLLSLLLGVENGTRTEPGVSLLQAQLLLEGEGMKITMSSSKSQLQHGKQVVTFRLHEAQEGAEPLLSAFSFQRLLSNLSSLRLRVSHGPGRGRLSLSEVQLTSARPGPGPRAGWVEECTCPMGYTGQFCQSCAPGFKREIPFGGPFVSCVPCTCNQHGDCHPLTGHCQCSHNTEGPSCERCSPGFYGNPFLGRSDDCKPCPCPGRSPCTQVPSTGEVVCTHCPPGQRGKRCELCDDGFFGDPLGQRGPVHPCEPCQCHGNVDPNAVGNCDPVSGRCLRCLYNTMGEHCERCRPGFYGDALAPSPAGKCAPCDCNPSGSDPRLEGCDPVTGQCHCLPHVTGRACGQCQPGYYGLEPTVGCRSCECHPTGSRESGCHMLTGQCSCQPGVTGRRCDRCQHGFFGFSARGCRACNCSPLGSITPQCHENSTCLCHPGFVGYKCDRCQANFFLEPLSSRCQQCPACYGLVKDEADLLRARLQEMEEWLQKPGCDTHLGQSAMLGDAPRGDGLPGPHLLRGARATLLVQVGQLAGALDTAQGRLSNASQATSCSHHGPPKTCTLLSEIGAVLRSAQQEILHAADTLATTEIPQEIPQQPTNWSHWALEAQALSKSHKDSMAWVEAMVRRALRASNASSELLRNLLERNTTQHVQHELEAGYEEIQRAQEELGAGMAEVAVEARRALAAVEQAQADLAERLLQVAALGQQVLPMQAGDLAQELAVLEQAAAAQEPLAQQAVEASHALAAGLHLELQRTRGFKQLQDQAGSAHDMATMAVSRGKAALSDAESLLASLEGMKKVLGHRKSQAALRRRMATVRGRVVVDAQRKIKQAEKTLGNSLSISTTAQRTAGEAEQLSEESAKRARAVLQESKQALKHASQLATRANETQWELSRQEHMAEKLRGDLEEAQQVGSEVSEMARSLQEARGSLMSDIKTLNTLLNSLGNLEQDTEVEAVLSAGRLQLEQLWLRLATPGALASQLSRLQQEAARQQEQIQAFESDLAEIRADKQNLEDILRSLPESCSK, from the exons GGTCACCACACCCCTCAAGTGCTTGGACCAAagtcctggagctgtgggtgaAGTCTCTCCAGGTACAGAGGAGTTCAG CAGCTTCCACAAGATGGACCTCGGAGCGAGAGGAGGTGCCGGGTAGGGGGACgcgtcccatcccatcccatcccaccccgTCCCATCCCATCGCGTCCCGCCCGCTGCCATCCAGAGGAGGCTCAGAGTCCGGCCAGGATTTGCACGGCATGGCACGGCCTCcggggctctgcctgctggccctgctggggctggggctggggggctcatCCCCCTGCTGGGACCCTCGGGGGCAGCCCCGCCGCTGCATGCCCGTGTTCGAGAACGCCGCCTTCGGCCGGGCCGTCCGTGCCAGCAACACGTGCGGGTCGCCGCCGGAGGATTATTGCCTGCACATGGGCGCCCAGCACGCCAGCGCCCTGTGCCACCGCTGCGACGCCAGCGACCCCCGGCGCCACCACAACGCCTCCCTCCTCACCGACTTCCACAGCCAGGAGGAGAGCACCTGGTGGCAGAGCCAGTCCATGGCCTTTGGCATCCAGCACCCCAACTCCGTCAACATCACCCTGCACCTGG gcaAAGCCTACGAGATCACCTACGTGCGGCTGAAGTTCCACACCAGCCGCCCCGAGAGCTTCGCCATCTACAAGCGCAGCCGCGCCGAGGGGCCCTGGGTGCCCTTCCAGTTCTACAGCGCCTCCTGCCAGAAAACCTACGGGAAGCAGCCGCGGCAGTACCTGCGGCCGGGAGAGGACGAGCAGGTGGCCTTCTGCAGCGACGAGTTCAGCGACATCTCCCCGCTGAGCGGCGGCAACGTGGCCTTCTCCACCCTGGAGGGACGGCCCAGCGCCTACAACTTTGATGGGAGCCCCGCGCTGCAG GAGTGGGTGACAGTCACTGACCTGCTCATCTCCTTGAACCGGCTCAACACATTTGGGGATGACATCTTCAAGGACCCCAAGGTGTTGCAGTCATACTACTATGCCATATCTGACTTCTCTGTTGGtggcag GTGCAAATGCAATGGCCACGCCAGCGAGTGTTTGCCGGACGAGGCTGGGCAgctggtgtgtgtgtgccagcacCACACGGCTGGCACCGACTGTGAGCGCTGCCAGCCCTTCTACCAGGACCGGCCCTGGGCGCGCGGCACGGCCGAGGCTGCCAACGAGTGCCTCC cttGCAACTGCAGCGGCCGCTCCGAGGAGTGTTTCTACGACCGGGAGCTGTTCCGGCGGAGCGGGCACGGGGGACACTGCCGCAACTGCCGCGACAACACGGCCGGGCCCCACTGcgagagctgcaggcagaactACTACCGCTGGGAGCCGCAGGGagcctgccagccctgccactgccaccccGCAG gttccctgcagccccagtgcGACAGCTCGGGCACCTGCGTCTGCAAAGCCAACGTGACGGGCTGGAAGTGTGAGCGCTGCAAGGACGGCTACCACAGCCTCAGCGAAGGTggctgcag ACCCTGCAGCTGTGACCCCGCGGGCAGCGTGGGCACCTGCGACCCCAACACGGGGCACTGCACCTGCAAGGAGAGGGTGGAGGGGCACTTGTGCAACAG GTGCCAGCCGGGCTGGTTTAACCTGCAGCCCCACAACCCCATCGGCTGCACCAGCTGCTTCTGTTACGGCCACTCCAGCGCCTGCAGGGCGGCAGATGGCTACGAGGAGACGCACATCCGCTCCGATTTCAGCCAAG GGCtggagggctgggctgccacagctccaggccccacagagctgcctctgcgCTGGGCTGGCCAGGAGATTATCACCGAGTGGGATGGAGAGGAGCCAGTGGATTTTCTTGCACCAG AGAAGTTTTTGCAGAACCAGCACCTCAGTTAtgggcagctcctgtccctgctgctgggagtggAGAACGGGACAAGAACAGaacctggggtgtccctgctccaggcccagctgctgctggagggcgAGGGGATGAAGATCACCATGTCCAGCAGTAAGAGCCAGCTCCAGCATGGAAAGCAGGTTGTCACCTTCAG GCTGCATGAGGCACAGGAGGGTGCAGAGCCTTTGCTGTCGGCCTTCAGCTTCCAGCGCCTGCTCTCCAACCTGAGCTCCCTCCGCCTCCGCGTGAGCCACGGCCCCGGGAGAG GCAGGCTGTCCCTGAGCGAGGTCCAGCTCACATCTGCtcgccccgggccgggcccaCGGGCGGGCTGGGTGGAGGAGTGCACGTGTCCCATGGGATACACCGGGCAGTTCTGCCAGTCCTGTGCACCTGGGTTCAAGAGGGAGATCCCATTTGGTGGCCCCTTCGTCAGCTGCGTGCCCTGCACCTGCAACCAGCACGGGGACTGCCACCCCCTCACAG ggcactgccagtgcTCACACAATACGGAGGGTCCCTCCTGCGAGCGCTGCAGCCCCGGCTTTTACGGCAACCCCTTCTTGGGGCGCTCCGATGACTGcaagccctgcccctgccccggcCGCTCGCCCTGCACCCAggtgcccagcactggggaggtGGTCTGCACCCACTGCCCCCCGGGGCAGAGAG GAAAGCGCTGTGAGCTCTGTGATGATGGGTTTTTCGGGGATCCCCTGGGGCAGAGAGGCCCCGTGCATCCCTGTGAGCCGTGCCAGTGCCACGGGAACGTGGATCCCAATGCCGTGGGGAACTGCGACCCCGTGTCCGGCCGATGCCTGCGCTGCCTCTACAACACCATGGGCGAGCACTGCGAGAGGTGCCGGCCGGGCTTCTACGGGGATGcgctggctcccagccctgctgggaagtGTGCTC CTTGTGATTGCAACCCCAGTGGCTCAGACCCGAGGCTGGAGGGCTGTGATCCTGTCACAGGCCAGTGCCACTGCCTCCCACACGTgacaggcagagcctgtgggcagtgccagcccggCTACTACGGCCTGGAGCCCACCGTGGGGTGCAGGAG CTGTGAGTGCCACCCAACAGGGTCCCGGGAGAGCGGGTGCCACATGCTGACGGGACagtgctcctgccagcctggcgTCACAGGGAGGAGATGTGATCGGTGCCAGCACGGCTTCTTCGGCTtctctgccaggggctgccgAG CCTGCAACTGCTCCCCGCTGGGCTCCATCACCCCGCAGTGCCACGAGAACAGcacctgcctgtgccaccctggcTTCGTGGGCTACAAGTGTGACCGCTGCCAGGCCAACTTCTTCCTGGAGCCACTGAGCTCCcgctgccagcagtgccctgcctgCTATGGGCTGGTGAAGGATGAG GCTGACCTCCTGagggccaggctgcaggagatggaggagtgGCTGCAGAAGCCAGGCTGTGACACCCACCTGGGCCAGTCTGCCATGCTGGGAGATGCACCCCGTGGAGATGGGCTGCCAGGCCCACACCTCCTGAGAG GTGCCAGGGCCACCCTCTTGGTGCAGGTggggcagctggcaggggcaCTGGACACTGCACAAGGCCGTCTCAGCAATGCCAGCCAGGCCACCAGCTGCTCCCATCATGGACCCCCCAAGACCTGCACCCTGCTCTCGGAGATCGGGGCCGTGCTGCGGTCGGCTCAGCAGGAGATCCTGCATGCTGCAGACACCCTGGCTACCACG GAAATTCCCCAGgaaatcccacagcagcccaCAAACTGGAGCCACTGGGCACTGGAGGCTCAGGCTCTGTCCAAGAG CCACAAGGACTCCATGGCATGGGTGGAGGCCATGGTCAGGAGAGCACTGCGTGCCTCCAACgccagctctgagctcctgaggaACCTGCTGGAGAGGAACACCACACAGCATGTGCAGCACGAGCTGGAGGCTGg GTATGAGGAAATCCAGcgggcacaggaggagctgggtgctggcatggcagaggtggcagtggaggccaggagagctctggcagctgtggAACAGGCACAGGCTGACCTGGCTGAGAGACTTTTGCaggtggctgctctggggcag caggtgctgccaaTGCAGGCTGGAgacctggcacaggagctggcagtgctggagcaggcagcagcagcccaggagccgTTGGCTCAGCAGGCTGTGGAGGCATCCCATGCACTGGCAGCTGGACtgcacctggagctgcaaaGGACTCGTGGCTTCAAGCAG ctgcaggaccaggctggctctgcccatGACATGGCCACCATGGCTGTCTCTCGAGGAAAAGCTGCACTCTCTGATGCTGAGTCCCTCCTGGCCAGTTTGGAAG GCATGAAGAAGGTGCTGGGGCATCGGAAGAGTCAGGCTgccctgaggaggaggatggcCACTGTGCGGGGCAGAGTGGTGGTGGATGCTCAGAGGAAGATTAAACAGGCAGAGAAGACACTGGGAAACTCCCTGTCCATCTCCACCACAGCCCAGAGGACAGCTGGGGAGGCTGAGCAACTCTCTGAGGAGAGTGCCAAG AGGGCAcgggctgtgctgcaggagagcaaACAGGCCCTCAAACATGCCAGCCAGCTCGCCACGCGTGCCAATGAGACCCAGTGGGAGCTCTCCCGGCAGGAGCACATGGCTGAGAAGCTCAGGGGAGACCTGGAGGAAGCACAGCAG GTGGGATCAGAGGTGAGTGAGATGGCAAGAAGTCTCCAGGAAGCCCGGGGCTCACTCATGTCAGACATCAAGACCCTGAACACCCTGCTGAACAGCCTAG gtaACCTGGAGCAGGACACGGAGGTGGAGGCAGTGCTGagtgctgggaggctgcagctggagcagctgtggctgcgCCTGGCCACGCCGGGTGCCCTGGCCAGCCAGCTCAGCcggctgcagcaggaggcagcgcggcagcaggagcagatccaGGCGTTTGAGAGCGACTTGGCTGAGATCCGGGCCGACAAGCAGAACTTGGAGGACATTTTGCGGAGCctccctgagagctgctccaAGTGA